In Planococcus shixiaomingii, the DNA window GATGTGGGTGAAACTGATCCGGCTCCGCGTTCCATATTTTGATCAGCAATCGAGTGGGGAAACAGTTAGCCGGATTGTCAACGATACGGGGATTGTCCGGAATTTGATCACTGACCATTTCCCGCAATTCATCAACGGCATCGTTTCCATTATTGGCGCTGTGACCATTTTGCTGGTGCTGGACTGGAAAATGACGTTAATCATGCTTTTAGCTGTGCCGGTAACTGTAGCAGCTATGATTCCACTTGGCCGCCGCATGGCGAAAATTTCACGCAGTTTACAAGATGAGACAGCTGTCTTCACAGGGCATGTCCAGCAGACTTTGAGTGAAATCCGCTTGATGAAATCTTCTACAGCGGAATTGGTGGAAGAAAAGAAGGGTTTGAAAGGCATTCAGAAACTTTTCGCACTTGGATTGAAAGAAGCTAAAGTGTATGCCCTTATTGCCCCGTTGATGTACACGGTAGTCATGGTAGTCATTGTGGTTATCATAGGTTACGGCGGCATCCGTGTGGCCGAAGGGACAATGTCGACCGGATCGCTTGTCGCTTTCTTGTTGTATTTATTTCAAATCATCATGCCGATTACAACTTTTGCCTTGTTTTTCACCGAACTTCAAAAAGCAAAAGGAGCGACCGAACGCATTATCGGCATTTTGGACTTGCCGCCGGAAGAAGAAGCGCAGGGTCTTGCTTTGGACATCGCCCATAAAGTTTTGCGCATTTCGAATGTCAGCTTTGCTTATGGAGCAGGAGAACCGGCTTTGCAAGATGTATCGTTTGAGGCGCAGCCTGGAGAGATGATCGCTTTTGCTGGTCCAAGCGGAAGTGGGAAAACAACAATTTTCGGGCTGATTGAACGCTTCTATGAACCGCAGGCTGGAGAAATTACGATAGGCGGCATTCCGATCAACAGCTTGTCGTTGGCATCTTGGCGCAGCCAAATCGGCTATGTATCCCAGGAAAGTGCGATGATGGGCGGAAGCATACGAGAAAACTTGGTTTACGGTTTGCCGGACGCGAAAGAGATATCTGACGAAAAATTATGGGAAGTGGCGAACATGGCATACGCCGAAGAATTTATCCGTTCTTTTCAGGATGGTCTGGATACTGAAGTGGGAGAGCGGGGCATCAAATTGTCGGGAGGACAACGCCAGCGAATCGCCATTGCCCGCGCTTTCTTGCGGGATCCAAAAATCCTTATGATGGACGAAGCGACAGCGAGCCTCGATAGCCAGTCCGAAGGAATTGTTCAGCAAGCCTTGAGTCGGTTGATGGAAGGACGGACAACGTTTGTCATTGCCCACCGGCTGTCCACAATTGTCGATGCGGACAAAATTGTTTTTATCGAGAAAGGGCGGGTGACCGGTATCGGAACCCATCTGAAACTAGCGGAAAGCCATCCTCTCTACCGGGAATTTGCAGAGCAGCAATTAACGTGAAATAAGGCTTGACCTTGACGCTGCGTAAAGGTGTAAAGTGAAGCTATCAGGGGGTGAGAAGATGGAGTACACCGTGCAAAAGCTAGGGGCTATAGCGGGAGTCAGCACAAGAACATTGCGGTATTACGATGAAATTGGAATTCTCAAGCCGGCAAGAAAAAATTCATCGGGCTACCGGATTTACGGGAAAAAAGAAGTGGATAAGCTGCAGCAGATCCTCTTTTACCGGGAACTTGGGCTTGAATTGGAAGGGATTAAGCAAATCATCAACGATCCGCATTTCGACGGTCCCTCTGCACTCAAAAAGCATCGGGAACAGCTTCTCGCAAAACGCCAGCAACTGGACCTCTTGATTAATAACGTGGAAAACACCATTTCCGCAGCAGAAGGGAAGAGTAAAATGGCTGACAAAGAGAAATTCAATGGCTTTAAGAAAAAACTGATTGAGGACAACGAAAAGCAATACGGCGAGGAGATACGGGAGAAGTACGGGGATGAAACAGTCGATGCATCAAATGCAAAAATGATGAACATGACCGAAGCGCAATATACGGAATTCACCCG includes these proteins:
- a CDS encoding ABC transporter ATP-binding protein; translation: MEKPQEKIALKPFISLLLSLKIPKWALIFGLGASLITTLVGLVVPLLTKNLVDGFSVDSLSPTLITGLAVAFILQAVVSGLSIYLLSMVGQKVVAGLRDRMWVKLIRLRVPYFDQQSSGETVSRIVNDTGIVRNLITDHFPQFINGIVSIIGAVTILLVLDWKMTLIMLLAVPVTVAAMIPLGRRMAKISRSLQDETAVFTGHVQQTLSEIRLMKSSTAELVEEKKGLKGIQKLFALGLKEAKVYALIAPLMYTVVMVVIVVIIGYGGIRVAEGTMSTGSLVAFLLYLFQIIMPITTFALFFTELQKAKGATERIIGILDLPPEEEAQGLALDIAHKVLRISNVSFAYGAGEPALQDVSFEAQPGEMIAFAGPSGSGKTTIFGLIERFYEPQAGEITIGGIPINSLSLASWRSQIGYVSQESAMMGGSIRENLVYGLPDAKEISDEKLWEVANMAYAEEFIRSFQDGLDTEVGERGIKLSGGQRQRIAIARAFLRDPKILMMDEATASLDSQSEGIVQQALSRLMEGRTTFVIAHRLSTIVDADKIVFIEKGRVTGIGTHLKLAESHPLYREFAEQQLT
- a CDS encoding MerR family transcriptional regulator, which encodes MEYTVQKLGAIAGVSTRTLRYYDEIGILKPARKNSSGYRIYGKKEVDKLQQILFYRELGLELEGIKQIINDPHFDGPSALKKHREQLLAKRQQLDLLINNVENTISAAEGKSKMADKEKFNGFKKKLIEDNEKQYGEEIREKYGDETVDASNAKMMNMTEAQYTEFTRLGEELQDTLAKAFKTGDPASDLAQKTADLHKQWLMFTWPSYSKEAHAGLAQTYVDDGRFTAYYDKEQPGTARFLRDAIHIYTGISRSP